A single region of the Aptenodytes patagonicus chromosome 7, bAptPat1.pri.cur, whole genome shotgun sequence genome encodes:
- the DUSP8 gene encoding dual specificity protein phosphatase 8 isoform X2, producing the protein MPVDVMIAPSEDQFWTDMREGQMKLKIRVRRMKESRDMRGGFATFSSCFPGLCEGKPAAILPMSISQPCLPVANVGPTRILPHLYLGSQKDVLNKDLMTQNGISYVLNASNSCPKPDFICDSHFMRIPVNDNYCEKLLPWLDKSIEFIDKAKVSSCQVIVHCLAGISRSATIAIAYIMKTMGMSSDDAYRFVKDRRPSISPNFNFLGQLLEYERSLKLLKALKSKGDRGEVDAQQDPAETADGGRHPPPPTSEKTEEVPRGAGLASPHGDPERQGVTPKVLSPTTLQQGLNGLHLSSERIQDTNRLKRSFSLDIKSAYSPGLRQDPPGPPGPGDAPKLCKLDSPSGPGGLGPFSPGADSPDRPNGPDLLLEAKVRQRRKHRHPAGSPAHGLSLNVGGACATRKSPGAEDGLPPRLSQPATAPGTTTTTAWSGVHLESPGTPSGEAGWYFGMDSGSASGSGGSLFASTGPYPPPFGCSGVAGGCEIRLRDKARAEPRDGRHSWHEEAGAEKQFKRRSCQMEFEETMSESRTREELGKIGKQSSFSGSMEIIEVS; encoded by the exons aTGCCTGTGGATGTAATGATTGCTCCCTCCGAGGACCAGTTCTGGACAGACATGCGCGAGGGGCAGATGAAGCTGAAAATAAGGGTGCGGAGGATGAAGGAGAGCAGGGACATGAGAG GAGGCTTTGccaccttctcttcctgcttcccGGGGCTCTGCGAGGGGAAGCCAGCTGCCATCCTGCCAATGAGCATCTCCCAGCCATGCTTGCCCGTGGCCAACGTCGGCCCCACGCGCATCCTGCCGCATCTCTACCTGGGCTCCCAGAAAGACGTCCTAAACAAG GACTTGATGACGCAGAACGGGATAAGCTATGTCCTCAATGCCAGCAACTCCTGTCCCAAGCCAGACTTCATCTGTGATAGTCACTTCATGCGCATTCCTGTCAATGACAACTActgtgagaagctgcttcccTGGCTGGACAAGTCCATTGAATTCATTG ACAAGGCCAAGGTGTCCAGCTGCCAAGTGATTGTGCACTGCTTGGCCGGGATCTCCCGGTCGGCCACCATCGCCATCGCCTACATCATGAAGACCATGGGTATGTCGTCAGATGATGCTTACAG GTTCGTTAAGGACCGTCGCCCGTCCATCTCACCCAACTTCAACTTCCTGGGCCAGCTCCTGGAGTACGAGAGGAGCCTGAAGCTCCTCAAGGCCCTGAAGTCAAAGGGCGACCGGGGTGAGGTGGATGCCCAGCAGGACCCAGCAGAGACAGCTGACGGTGGCCGGCACCCCCCACCACCTACCTCAGAGAAGACCGAGGAGGTGCCGAGAGGCGCTGGCTTGGCATCCCCGCATGGTGACCCCGAGCGGCAAGGCGTGACCCCAAAGGTCCTGTCGCCCACCACCCTGCAGCAGGGGCTCAACGGCTTGCACCTCTCCTCTGAGCGCATCCAGGACACCAACCGCCTGAAACGCTCCTTCTCCCTGGACATCAAGTCTGCCTACTCCCCCGGCCTACGGCAGGACCCCCCTGGACCCCCTGGACCCGGGGACGCCCCCAAACTCTGCAAGCTAGACAGCCCCTCGGGCCCTGGCGGCCTTGGCCCCTTCTCCCCGGGGGCGGACAGCCCCGACCGGCCAAACGGGCCCGACCTCCTTCTGGAGGCTAAGGTGAGGCAGCGGCGGAAGCACCGGCACCCGGCAGGCTCACCGGCCCATGGGCTCAGCCTCAACGTTGGCGGAGCCTGTGCCACACGCAAGAGCCCCGGCGCCGAGGACGGGCTGCCGCCACggctcagccagccagccaccGCTcctggcaccaccaccaccactgcctgGAGTGGGGTGCACCTGGAATCCCCTGGCACCCCCTCCGGCGAGGCTGGCTGGTACTTTGGCATGGACTCCGGCAGCGCCAGCGGTAGCGGCGGGAGCCTCTTTGCCAGCACCGGCCCATATCCACCACCGTTTGGCTGCAGTGGGGTGGCGGGCGGCTGTGAGATCAGACTGAGGGACAAGGCGCGGGCCGAGCCGCGGGATGGGCGGCACAGCTGGCATGAGGAGGCCGGCGCCGAGAAGCAGTTCAAGCGGAGGAGCTGCCAGATGGAGTTTGAGGAGACCATGTCCGAGAGCAGGACCCGGGAAGAGCTGGGCAAAATCGGCAAACAGTCCAGCTTTTCGGGCAGTATGGAGATCATCGAGGTGTCCTGA